A genomic stretch from Candidatus Dormiibacterota bacterium includes:
- a CDS encoding LysR family transcriptional regulator has product MSQLESLRQVAKQRSFTKAARALRITQPAVSQQLAALQRSLGIRLMEPQRGRPQLTQAGLFVAARAELIGEQIDAFVREVHEYARGERGELHVAATLTIGSYVLPGALRAFCAKHPGVAPNVEIVNTSAVVARVLAGETGIGLVEGTVDETGVDVRRFGGDRLVLIVPASGHPLSDATRITAQALAAYAFVSREAGSGTRDHGYEALLRRGVTPPIAIEFPNGEAIVCAVEAGWGVAILSELAVERALALGSVRALTIDDLALDRDFRVVTAHGRALPPVANAFLATLER; this is encoded by the coding sequence TTGAGCCAGCTCGAGTCGCTCCGCCAAGTTGCCAAGCAGCGCAGCTTTACGAAGGCGGCGCGCGCGCTCCGCATCACCCAGCCGGCCGTTAGCCAGCAGCTTGCCGCACTCCAGCGATCCCTCGGGATCCGGCTGATGGAACCGCAACGCGGCCGGCCCCAGCTCACCCAGGCGGGCCTCTTTGTGGCGGCCCGCGCGGAGCTCATCGGGGAACAGATCGACGCTTTCGTTCGCGAAGTGCATGAGTACGCGCGGGGCGAACGCGGTGAGTTGCACGTCGCCGCAACGCTGACGATCGGATCGTACGTGCTGCCCGGCGCCTTGCGCGCTTTTTGCGCGAAACATCCGGGCGTCGCACCGAACGTCGAAATCGTCAACACCAGCGCGGTCGTCGCACGCGTGCTCGCGGGCGAAACCGGGATCGGATTAGTCGAAGGCACCGTCGACGAGACCGGCGTCGACGTGCGTCGCTTCGGCGGCGACCGTTTGGTATTAATCGTTCCCGCGAGCGGCCATCCGCTCAGCGATGCAACGCGCATCACCGCGCAAGCGCTCGCCGCGTACGCGTTCGTAAGCCGAGAAGCGGGCTCGGGAACGCGCGATCACGGTTACGAAGCGCTGCTGCGCCGTGGCGTTACGCCGCCGATCGCGATCGAATTTCCGAACGGTGAAGCGATCGTCTGCGCCGTTGAAGCGGGCTGGGGCGTTGCGATCCTCTCCGAGCTCGCGGTCGAACGCGCGCTCGCCCTGGGCAGCGTGCGCGCCCTAACCATCGACGACCTCGCTCTCGATCGCGACTTCCGCGTCGTCACCGCCCACGGCCGCGCGCTACCGCCGGTCGCGAACGCATTTCTTGCGACGCTGGAGCGCTAG
- a CDS encoding YeiH family protein, producing the protein MKILPGLILCVAIALVATLLGWWFPLIGGPVFGILIGVAITAVRAPAAPLVPGIAFSSKKLLQWSIVLLGAHLSLAQIERGGAASLPVMLGTLVVTLTLAYVIGRVLGLDRDLRRLLGVGTAICGGSAIAAMASVIEVEQSDVAYAMGTIFFFNVVAVLTFPALGHLMHLSQSAFGLWAGTAINDTSSVVAAAFSYGHVAGNTSVIVKLTRTLLIVPIVAFYGWKRMTSARKGDTPIAWSAIFPWFVVWFIVAAALNSFGAIPAAFAQPIQQLALFTIVAALAGVGLLSDVQKMRAAGLRPLALGAILWVAIACSSLLIAHFGHIG; encoded by the coding sequence GTGAAAATACTCCCCGGCCTCATCCTGTGCGTGGCGATCGCGCTCGTCGCGACCCTGCTCGGCTGGTGGTTTCCGCTCATCGGGGGGCCCGTTTTCGGAATTCTGATCGGCGTCGCGATCACGGCGGTGCGCGCACCTGCCGCGCCGCTCGTGCCGGGCATCGCCTTTTCGAGCAAGAAACTCTTGCAATGGTCGATCGTGCTGCTCGGCGCGCATCTCTCGCTCGCGCAGATCGAGCGCGGCGGCGCGGCGTCGCTTCCGGTTATGCTTGGAACGCTGGTGGTGACCCTGACGCTCGCGTATGTGATCGGTCGCGTGCTGGGACTCGATAGAGACCTGCGCCGTCTGCTCGGCGTAGGCACGGCGATCTGCGGCGGTTCCGCGATCGCGGCGATGGCGAGCGTGATCGAAGTCGAGCAATCGGACGTCGCGTACGCGATGGGAACGATTTTCTTCTTCAACGTGGTAGCGGTGCTGACGTTTCCGGCGCTCGGACACCTGATGCATCTCTCGCAATCGGCGTTCGGCTTATGGGCCGGGACCGCGATCAACGATACTTCGTCGGTCGTCGCCGCGGCATTCTCATACGGTCACGTCGCCGGCAACACGTCGGTGATCGTCAAGTTGACGCGTACGTTGCTGATCGTGCCGATCGTCGCGTTTTACGGATGGAAGCGCATGACGAGCGCGCGGAAAGGCGATACGCCCATCGCTTGGAGCGCGATTTTTCCGTGGTTCGTCGTGTGGTTCATCGTCGCCGCGGCGCTGAACTCGTTCGGCGCGATTCCGGCCGCGTTCGCGCAGCCTATCCAACAGCTCGCGCTCTTCACGATCGTCGCCGCGCTCGCCGGCGTCGGACTGTTGTCCGACGTGCAGAAGATGCGCGCCGCCGGTTTGCGCCCGCTCGCACTCGGCGCGATTCTATGGGTGGCCATCGCGTGCTCGAGCCTGCTCATCGCGCACTTCGGACACATCGGTTAG
- a CDS encoding LysR family transcriptional regulator, producing MELQQLAYFRVVARTEHFTQAAEELAITQPALSRAIGRLERDLGVALFDHRGRSVRLNRYGRAFLGYAERALAALEAGRREVTDLADRDAGVIAFGFAHALGTRIVPDLIASFRAQHPRARFQLLQNASHIILAELEAGDVDLALVSPVPPASERIEAVQLASEELFLVVPRGHRFAKRRVVNLAELRDDTFVCLREGYGLRTLTDAFCAQAGFVPKIAFEGEEIATLRGLVAVGLGVAIIPAALAPLEGAPPNIRIGEPICRRSIGLMWEPSRYQPELTQQFRHHVMTSFRS from the coding sequence ATGGAACTCCAGCAGCTGGCCTACTTCCGGGTGGTTGCCAGAACCGAGCATTTCACCCAAGCCGCCGAGGAGCTGGCGATCACCCAACCGGCGCTGAGCCGAGCGATCGGCCGCCTGGAGCGCGACCTCGGGGTGGCCCTGTTCGATCACCGCGGCCGCTCCGTCCGGCTCAATCGGTACGGACGGGCGTTCTTGGGGTATGCGGAGCGCGCGCTCGCGGCCCTGGAGGCCGGGCGCCGCGAGGTGACCGACCTAGCCGACCGCGACGCCGGGGTGATCGCGTTCGGCTTCGCTCACGCCCTCGGAACGCGCATCGTCCCGGATCTCATCGCGAGCTTTCGGGCGCAACACCCCCGCGCGCGCTTTCAACTCTTGCAGAATGCTTCGCACATCATCCTCGCGGAACTGGAAGCGGGCGATGTCGATCTCGCGCTGGTCTCGCCCGTTCCGCCCGCAAGCGAACGCATCGAGGCGGTACAACTCGCGTCGGAAGAATTGTTCCTGGTGGTGCCGCGCGGGCATCGCTTCGCCAAACGCCGCGTCGTGAATCTGGCCGAATTGCGCGACGATACATTCGTGTGTTTGCGCGAAGGCTACGGTTTGCGCACGCTCACCGACGCGTTCTGCGCGCAGGCGGGATTCGTACCGAAGATCGCGTTCGAAGGCGAGGAGATTGCGACGCTGCGCGGCTTGGTGGCCGTGGGTTTGGGCGTCGCGATCATCCCCGCCGCGCTTGCCCCGCTGGAAGGTGCGCCGCCGAACATTCGCATCGGCGAGCCGATCTGCCGGCGTAGCATCGGGCTCATGTGGGAGCCCTCACGCTACCAACCCGAACTCACCCAACAGTTTCGGCATCACGTCATGACGTCGTTTCGCTCGTGA
- a CDS encoding multifunctional oxoglutarate decarboxylase/oxoglutarate dehydrogenase thiamine pyrophosphate-binding subunit/dihydrolipoyllysine-residue succinyltransferase subunit has protein sequence MVHVTLPEMGESVTQGAIVEWRKKVGDFVTEGDTLVDITTDKVDVEVPATATGVITKLMAAEGDSVDVGAPLVEIDTSKVASSNGATHANGATVSMPERVESAPKQAASEPKLIDITLPEMGESVAEGSIIEFRKKIGEFVSEGDTIVEVTTDKVDVEVPAPSSGVVTQLYAQPGDTVAVGAKLAQIDANAAPSGVPAKPSVAPAPAPAQPAAAAPAPPAARSANVVASPQAQRVARKLDVDLALVRGTGPSGMVLRADVQAQRESAKRKASSASPAQQMVPLATGANVTTLKGPAAALIGYMEQSLAIPTATSFRTLAVDAMDARRKQLNAALKTAGRSEKISFTHLVAYALVRAAHEMPFITYSFRRDEKGVPQRVEPGIHLGLAVDSERKDGTRFLVVPVIKHADALDFAGFYAAYQALVAKARDNKLGADDLQGASFTLTNPGGIGTVASVPRLMAGQGAILATGAIGYPAGFAGANEAALQQLGVAKVMQMTSTYDHRVIQGAQSGEYLRRVDQFLQGNDGFYDAIFASLALGAPAAVPAARAAQAPVVREEPIAQNVSDEMLRAVAAGMALVSAYRTHGHLAAHLDPLGSQPVGDPKLDPATYSLSPALQSAIPASVLNVKLPGATLADILPRLRETYSSTIAYEFEHISNTEQRRWLRENIESGAYRLALSRERQVEFLARLTRVETLERYLRKTFLGQKTFSGEGLDMMVPMLEEALDMLSDDGVPNAVIGMAHRGRLNVIAHVVNAPYEEIVGEFEAAHQRGEVGGDDVTGDVKYHHGATGVYTSSGGKQIMVTLAHNPSHLEAVDPVVEGRARALQTDHAHNRPAYDVKRAAPILIHGDSAFTGQGIISEVFNLQSLHGYATGGTLHIIGNNQIGFTTDSRDSRSTRYASDLAKGFDVPIVHVNADDIDACISAVHLVLEFRKRFGRDVLIDLIGYRRPGHNEQDEPAYTQPLMYEKIKAHPTARELFASKLIAQGIIDAEAAKKMVDDATAQLQEAYKAVKSERGPGLIEKIAQSAPLPTATLVPIEKQKLLAWSEALVGVPNGFTINKKLVTQFDRRRALIAEKGLVDWGMAEGLAFASLLASGVPIRITGQDTERGTFSHRHAVLHDPATNRQFVPLQHLADAAASFEIHNSPLSEYACVGFEYGYAAAIPKALVLWEAQFGDFVNGAQIILDQFLAAGQAKWGQTSRLTLLLPHGYEGQGPEHSSARLERFLQLAAEGNLRVAYPSNAGNYFHLLRMQAGSPNPVPLVVMTPKSLLRQEIASGNIDDMATGTFKPVIDDPNVTDRSKIERIILCTGKIYYDLAGAPAYANMKKTAIVRIEMLSPIPATEINALFETYPNLKRVVWVQEEPKNMGARGYVRRRLLERFDKPLDIDYVGRGYRASPSEGYPGAHAVEQERIIAAALTE, from the coding sequence ATGGTTCACGTTACCCTCCCCGAGATGGGGGAGTCGGTCACGCAAGGCGCGATCGTGGAATGGCGCAAAAAAGTCGGCGACTTCGTGACCGAGGGCGATACGCTGGTCGATATTACGACCGACAAAGTGGACGTTGAAGTACCGGCTACGGCGACCGGCGTGATTACCAAATTGATGGCGGCCGAGGGCGATAGCGTCGACGTCGGCGCACCCCTGGTTGAAATCGACACCAGCAAAGTCGCAAGCTCGAACGGCGCCACGCACGCGAACGGCGCAACGGTGAGCATGCCCGAACGAGTTGAGAGCGCGCCCAAGCAGGCTGCGAGCGAGCCGAAGCTGATCGATATCACGCTGCCGGAGATGGGCGAATCGGTGGCCGAGGGTTCGATCATCGAGTTCCGCAAAAAAATCGGTGAATTCGTGAGCGAAGGCGATACGATCGTCGAAGTCACCACCGATAAAGTCGACGTGGAAGTGCCCGCCCCGAGTTCGGGCGTCGTCACGCAACTCTACGCGCAGCCCGGCGACACCGTCGCCGTCGGCGCCAAGCTAGCGCAGATCGACGCGAATGCGGCGCCAAGCGGCGTCCCTGCAAAACCGAGCGTCGCCCCGGCCCCCGCTCCGGCGCAGCCTGCGGCCGCCGCGCCCGCACCGCCGGCGGCGCGCAGCGCCAACGTTGTAGCATCACCGCAGGCGCAGCGTGTCGCGCGCAAGCTCGACGTGGACCTCGCGCTCGTACGCGGAACGGGCCCGAGCGGTATGGTTCTGCGCGCGGACGTGCAAGCGCAACGCGAGAGCGCGAAACGCAAAGCATCTAGCGCCTCTCCCGCGCAGCAAATGGTGCCGCTGGCCACGGGTGCCAACGTCACGACGCTCAAGGGCCCCGCCGCCGCGCTGATCGGCTACATGGAGCAGTCGCTCGCAATTCCAACGGCCACGAGCTTCCGCACGCTCGCGGTCGACGCGATGGACGCGCGACGCAAGCAGCTCAACGCGGCGCTCAAGACGGCCGGTCGCAGCGAAAAGATTTCGTTCACGCACCTGGTTGCCTACGCGCTGGTGCGCGCGGCGCACGAGATGCCGTTCATCACCTATAGTTTCCGTCGCGACGAAAAGGGCGTTCCGCAACGCGTCGAGCCCGGCATTCACCTCGGCCTTGCCGTCGATAGCGAGCGTAAGGATGGGACGCGATTCTTGGTTGTCCCGGTCATCAAGCATGCCGATGCGCTCGATTTCGCGGGCTTCTACGCCGCCTATCAAGCGTTGGTCGCGAAGGCTCGCGATAACAAACTCGGCGCCGACGATCTGCAAGGTGCCTCGTTTACGTTGACCAATCCGGGCGGCATCGGCACCGTCGCATCGGTACCGCGCCTGATGGCGGGGCAAGGCGCGATCCTTGCGACCGGCGCGATCGGCTATCCGGCGGGATTCGCCGGTGCGAACGAAGCGGCGCTGCAGCAGTTGGGCGTAGCGAAGGTCATGCAAATGACCAGCACGTACGATCATCGCGTCATTCAGGGCGCGCAGTCCGGCGAATACTTGCGCCGCGTCGACCAGTTCTTACAAGGCAACGACGGCTTCTACGACGCGATCTTCGCATCGCTCGCGCTCGGTGCGCCGGCAGCCGTTCCGGCTGCGCGAGCAGCCCAGGCCCCCGTCGTACGGGAAGAACCGATCGCGCAGAATGTCTCCGATGAAATGTTGCGCGCGGTTGCGGCGGGCATGGCGCTCGTCTCGGCGTATCGCACGCACGGGCATCTCGCTGCGCACCTGGATCCGCTGGGCTCGCAACCGGTCGGCGACCCCAAGCTCGATCCGGCCACCTATAGCCTTAGCCCCGCGCTGCAGAGCGCGATCCCGGCATCGGTGCTCAACGTGAAGCTCCCGGGCGCGACACTGGCGGATATTCTGCCGCGCCTGCGCGAGACGTACAGCTCGACGATTGCGTACGAGTTCGAGCACATCTCGAATACCGAACAGCGCCGTTGGCTGCGCGAAAATATCGAATCGGGCGCATATCGCCTCGCGCTCAGCCGCGAACGTCAAGTTGAATTCCTTGCGCGGCTCACGCGGGTGGAAACGCTCGAACGCTACCTGCGCAAGACGTTCCTCGGGCAAAAAACCTTCTCGGGCGAAGGCCTCGACATGATGGTGCCGATGCTCGAAGAGGCGTTGGATATGCTCTCCGACGACGGCGTACCCAACGCGGTGATCGGCATGGCGCACCGCGGGCGCCTCAACGTCATCGCGCACGTCGTCAACGCTCCGTACGAGGAAATCGTCGGCGAGTTTGAAGCCGCGCACCAGCGCGGCGAAGTCGGCGGCGACGACGTCACCGGCGACGTGAAGTATCATCACGGCGCGACCGGCGTGTACACGAGTTCGGGCGGCAAGCAAATCATGGTAACGCTCGCGCACAACCCGAGCCATCTCGAAGCGGTCGACCCGGTGGTCGAAGGCCGCGCTCGCGCATTGCAGACGGACCACGCGCACAATCGGCCGGCGTACGACGTCAAACGAGCCGCACCGATCCTCATTCACGGCGATTCGGCCTTTACCGGCCAAGGGATCATCTCGGAAGTTTTCAACTTGCAGTCGCTCCACGGGTATGCGACGGGCGGTACGCTGCACATCATCGGCAACAATCAGATCGGCTTTACGACCGATTCGCGCGATTCGCGCTCGACCCGTTACGCGTCGGATCTCGCGAAAGGCTTCGACGTGCCGATCGTGCACGTCAACGCGGACGATATCGATGCGTGCATCTCGGCGGTTCATTTGGTGCTCGAGTTCCGCAAGCGGTTCGGGCGCGACGTGCTGATCGATCTGATCGGCTACCGTCGCCCCGGTCACAACGAGCAGGACGAACCGGCCTACACGCAGCCTTTGATGTACGAGAAGATCAAGGCACATCCGACGGCCCGCGAACTCTTTGCGAGCAAGTTGATCGCGCAAGGCATTATCGATGCGGAAGCGGCCAAGAAGATGGTCGACGATGCAACCGCGCAACTTCAGGAAGCCTACAAGGCCGTGAAGAGCGAGCGCGGCCCGGGGCTGATCGAGAAAATCGCGCAATCGGCGCCGCTCCCCACCGCCACGCTCGTGCCGATCGAAAAGCAGAAGCTCCTAGCGTGGAGCGAAGCGCTGGTCGGCGTACCGAACGGTTTTACCATCAACAAAAAACTCGTAACGCAGTTCGACCGGCGCCGGGCGTTGATCGCGGAAAAGGGGCTCGTCGACTGGGGCATGGCCGAAGGTTTGGCCTTCGCGTCGCTGCTTGCGTCGGGCGTGCCGATTCGCATCACGGGCCAGGATACCGAGCGCGGAACGTTCAGCCATCGCCACGCGGTGTTGCACGATCCGGCGACCAATCGTCAATTCGTGCCGCTCCAGCACCTGGCCGATGCCGCCGCGTCGTTCGAGATTCACAACAGCCCGCTCTCGGAGTATGCGTGCGTCGGCTTTGAATACGGCTACGCCGCTGCGATCCCGAAAGCGCTCGTGTTGTGGGAGGCGCAGTTCGGCGACTTCGTCAACGGCGCGCAGATCATCCTCGACCAATTCCTCGCAGCCGGGCAAGCGAAGTGGGGGCAGACGTCGCGTTTAACGCTGCTGCTGCCGCACGGTTACGAAGGGCAAGGGCCGGAGCACTCCAGCGCTCGCCTCGAACGCTTCCTCCAACTCGCCGCGGAAGGCAACCTGCGGGTCGCGTATCCGTCGAACGCGGGGAACTATTTCCATCTCTTGCGCATGCAGGCGGGTTCGCCGAATCCCGTGCCGCTGGTGGTGATGACGCCCAAATCGTTGCTGCGCCAAGAGATCGCATCGGGCAATATCGACGACATGGCAACCGGTACGTTCAAGCCGGTCATCGACGACCCCAACGTCACGGATCGCTCGAAGATCGAGCGCATCATCCTATGCACCGGCAAAATCTATTACGATTTGGCCGGCGCACCGGCGTACGCGAACATGAAGAAAACCGCGATCGTGCGCATCGAGATGCTCTCGCCGATTCCGGCTACGGAAATCAACGCGCTCTTCGAGACGTATCCGAATCTCAAGCGCGTCGTATGGGTGCAAGAGGAGCCGAAGAACATGGGCGCCCGCGGCTACGTGCGGCGTCGCCTTCTCGAACGTTTCGATAAGCCGCTCGATATCGATTACGTCGGGCGCGGCTACCGCGCAAGCCCGTCGGAAGGCTACCCGGGCGCGCACGCGGTCGAACAAGAACGTATCATCGCTGCGGCGTTGACCGAGTAA
- a CDS encoding carboxymuconolactone decarboxylase family protein — protein MARKREIGEALLRRVDGDRVADNLAGAYADIAPDFVRYLTEFAFGEIYAREGDLKQRELVAIASLATMGGCDAQLETHVHGAFNVGLSQDEIVEAVMTLIPYIGFPKALVAMAIVKRVVEKRSRTNL, from the coding sequence GTGGCGCGCAAACGCGAGATCGGCGAGGCGTTACTGCGGCGCGTCGATGGCGATCGCGTTGCCGACAATCTCGCCGGCGCCTACGCCGATATCGCGCCGGATTTCGTGCGCTACCTCACGGAGTTCGCTTTCGGTGAGATCTACGCGCGCGAGGGCGACCTGAAGCAGCGCGAACTGGTGGCGATCGCGTCGCTCGCGACCATGGGCGGGTGCGACGCGCAGCTGGAGACGCACGTGCACGGGGCTTTCAACGTGGGGTTGAGCCAAGACGAGATCGTCGAAGCGGTGATGACGTTGATCCCCTACATCGGCTTTCCGAAAGCGCTCGTCGCGATGGCGATCGTCAAACGCGTGGTCGAGAAGCGCTCCCGCACGAACCTCTAA
- a CDS encoding prolyl oligopeptidase family serine peptidase encodes MYRSVAAALALCLLFAPLRSAALESVAHPQMVLQYPPAPKDATVDTYFGVKVPDPYRPLENIDAPATLAWERAEEQLTRGYLDAIPARAAIAKHLTHVVDYEKIGAPSHVKNQYFYSYNSGLQNQNVLYTMNGPNGKPRVLIDPNALSKDGTVALGDTSVSTDARYIAYATQSAGSDWETWHVRNIATGKDLPDVLHWSKFSGASWMPGNRSFLYARYATPKPGKERTSALYNQRIYLHRLGTPQSSDRLFYARPDHKDWFIGTTVTLDGRYALLSTNTGTSPNNRVYYIDLRSAKRVVRPIFAKADASYNYLDNAGTRFYFQTDANAPRGRVVSIDLRSPNVLHTVIPERAAALASVATAGHRFFASYLVDAHSAVRVYNYAGHFVRDVPLPGIGSASGFDGWPDDRRVYYSYASWTTPGAIYSYDIASGKSTLYRRPQIAFDANEYQTDEVFYRSKDGTRIPMMIAHRKGIALDGSHPTILYGYGGFDIAMTPYFSSFIATWLQMGGIYAVANIRGGSEYGEAWHRAGMLANKQNVFDDFIAAAEYLKAKGYTSTAKLAIKGESNGGLLIGAVETQRPDLAGAALPGVGVLDMLRYDKFTVGNAWIPEYGCATCSKAQFETLLRYSPLQNVRPGTHYPPTMIMTADHDDRVFPAHSFKFAATMQADQAGDAPILLRIESKAGHGGGTPIAKSIDEYADIYAFLAKNLHVEIPVGF; translated from the coding sequence ATGTATCGATCGGTCGCCGCCGCCCTTGCCCTCTGCCTGCTTTTCGCGCCCCTTCGCTCGGCTGCGCTGGAGAGCGTCGCGCACCCGCAGATGGTGCTGCAGTACCCGCCCGCGCCGAAGGACGCTACCGTCGACACCTATTTCGGCGTCAAGGTGCCCGACCCGTACCGGCCGCTCGAGAACATCGATGCCCCCGCGACGCTGGCCTGGGAGCGCGCCGAGGAGCAACTGACCCGCGGGTACCTGGATGCGATTCCGGCCCGGGCGGCGATCGCGAAGCATCTGACGCACGTGGTCGATTATGAAAAAATCGGTGCGCCCTCGCATGTGAAGAACCAGTACTTCTATTCGTACAATTCCGGCCTGCAGAATCAAAACGTTCTGTATACGATGAACGGACCGAACGGGAAGCCACGCGTGCTGATCGATCCGAACGCGCTTTCGAAAGACGGGACGGTCGCGTTGGGCGATACCTCCGTGAGTACCGATGCACGATACATCGCGTACGCGACGCAGAGCGCCGGATCGGATTGGGAGACGTGGCATGTTCGCAATATTGCGACCGGCAAGGATCTCCCCGACGTTCTGCACTGGAGCAAATTTTCGGGCGCATCGTGGATGCCCGGCAACCGTTCGTTTCTGTACGCGCGCTACGCCACACCGAAGCCGGGCAAAGAACGCACGAGCGCGCTGTACAACCAGCGCATCTATCTGCATCGCCTGGGAACCCCGCAATCCAGCGATCGGCTCTTTTACGCGCGCCCGGATCACAAGGATTGGTTCATCGGCACGACCGTTACGCTGGACGGCCGATACGCGCTGCTGAGCACCAATACCGGCACCTCGCCGAACAACCGCGTGTATTACATCGATTTGCGAAGCGCGAAGCGCGTCGTTCGGCCGATCTTTGCAAAAGCCGATGCAAGCTACAATTATCTCGACAACGCCGGTACGCGGTTTTACTTTCAAACCGATGCGAACGCACCGCGGGGCCGCGTCGTATCGATCGATCTTCGTTCGCCGAACGTCTTGCACACCGTCATTCCGGAGCGCGCGGCGGCGCTCGCTTCGGTGGCGACCGCCGGCCATCGGTTTTTTGCAAGCTACCTGGTAGACGCGCACTCCGCGGTGCGCGTCTACAATTATGCCGGGCATTTCGTTCGCGACGTTCCGCTGCCGGGCATCGGCTCGGCCTCCGGCTTCGACGGCTGGCCGGACGACCGGCGCGTGTACTACTCCTATGCGAGTTGGACGACACCGGGCGCCATCTACAGTTACGATATCGCGAGCGGTAAGAGCACGCTCTATCGCCGCCCCCAGATCGCCTTCGATGCGAACGAGTACCAAACCGACGAGGTGTTCTATCGCAGCAAGGATGGAACGCGCATTCCCATGATGATCGCGCACCGCAAAGGCATTGCGCTGGACGGCTCACACCCGACGATTCTCTACGGATACGGCGGCTTCGATATTGCGATGACTCCCTATTTCTCGTCGTTCATCGCCACATGGCTGCAGATGGGCGGCATCTACGCGGTCGCCAACATCCGCGGCGGATCGGAGTACGGCGAAGCCTGGCATCGCGCCGGGATGCTGGCGAACAAACAGAACGTCTTCGACGATTTCATCGCCGCCGCAGAGTACCTCAAAGCCAAAGGCTATACGTCCACCGCAAAGCTTGCGATCAAAGGCGAATCGAACGGCGGCCTGCTGATCGGAGCCGTCGAGACGCAGCGGCCCGATCTCGCCGGTGCCGCGCTCCCCGGCGTCGGCGTGCTCGATATGCTGCGCTACGACAAATTCACGGTCGGCAACGCGTGGATTCCGGAATACGGTTGCGCGACGTGCAGCAAGGCGCAATTCGAGACGCTCTTGCGTTACTCGCCGTTGCAAAACGTTCGCCCCGGCACGCACTACCCGCCGACGATGATCATGACGGCCGACCACGACGACCGCGTCTTCCCGGCGCATAGCTTCAAGTTTGCGGCAACGATGCAGGCCGATCAGGCTGGAGATGCTCCAATCCTCTTGCGAATCGAATCGAAGGCCGGGCACGGCGGCGGAACGCCGATCGCCAAGAGCATCGACGAATACGCCGATATCTACGCGTTCTTAGCCAAAAATCTCCACGTCGAGATTCCGGTTGGATTCTAG
- a CDS encoding TIGR00730 family Rossman fold protein: MPRLCLFCGARSGHDRAFDPVVREVAQAIVRAGYGIVYGGGRVGLMGTLADAALAEGGEVIGVIPEALERAEIAHTGVTQLHVVGSMHERKALMADLSDGFIALPGGVGTMDEFCEILTWRQLGIHDKPIGLLNVDGFYDDLLALFDSMLERGFLADPTRKLFVAKPTIGELLEQFA, from the coding sequence ATGCCCCGACTTTGCCTCTTCTGCGGCGCGCGCTCCGGCCACGACCGCGCCTTCGACCCGGTTGTCCGCGAGGTCGCGCAAGCGATCGTGCGCGCCGGATACGGCATCGTCTACGGAGGCGGACGCGTCGGGCTCATGGGCACGCTCGCGGACGCCGCGCTTGCCGAGGGCGGCGAAGTGATCGGCGTCATCCCCGAAGCGCTCGAACGCGCGGAGATCGCGCACACCGGCGTCACGCAACTGCACGTGGTCGGCAGCATGCACGAACGCAAGGCGCTCATGGCCGATCTGAGCGACGGCTTCATCGCCTTGCCGGGCGGCGTCGGCACGATGGACGAGTTCTGCGAGATCCTTACGTGGCGACAACTCGGCATCCACGACAAGCCGATCGGTTTACTCAACGTCGACGGCTTCTACGACGATCTCCTGGCCCTGTTCGATAGCATGTTGGAACGGGGCTTCCTTGCCGATCCCACGCGCAAACTGTTCGTCGCCAAGCCGACGATCGGCGAGCTTCTCGAGCAGTTCGCCTAG
- a CDS encoding stress response translation initiation inhibitor YciH (involved in start site selection during the initiation of translation), whose protein sequence is MPSDDRRLVYSSESGFLAEPKPGRQKAPGQAAKPSLPQDGVIRIARERRRASTVSLVHGLNEREIADVAKALKRHCGTGGTTKNGTIEIQGDHREKIAAWFAAQGRKAKLAGG, encoded by the coding sequence ATGCCTAGCGACGATCGGCGGCTCGTGTACTCCAGCGAATCCGGCTTTCTCGCCGAGCCGAAGCCCGGCCGGCAAAAGGCCCCCGGCCAAGCTGCCAAACCGAGCCTGCCCCAAGACGGCGTGATCCGGATCGCACGCGAGCGACGGCGCGCGAGCACGGTGAGTCTCGTGCACGGCTTGAACGAACGCGAGATCGCGGACGTGGCAAAGGCGCTCAAGCGCCACTGCGGCACGGGCGGAACCACGAAGAACGGTACGATCGAGATACAAGGCGATCACCGCGAGAAGATTGCCGCGTGGTTTGCGGCCCAGGGCCGCAAGGCGAAGCTCGCGGGTGGCTAA